DNA sequence from the Glycine soja cultivar W05 chromosome 18, ASM419377v2, whole genome shotgun sequence genome:
ttttattggaagGTTCAAGACACTGGACATTTGAGGCAAGTGAAAAATTCTTCGAGCACAATGATTACTTATCcagaaatagtaaaagaaattcttgtggaAGTAGTTTAATTATCACATATAACTACGTAAGATTGgaaaattgatgtttttttttgcatgttttaaaaaaaattggtaatgGAAAATTGATGTGCAttcattatttgttattattaaacACGTGAATTCATTATCacctttaattaatatttactaaTATTTAACACGTGcattcattattaatatttgttattatttctcTTGTTTTTTCTACTCGAAGTTAATTAATGAATAATGATACCTTAGCATCAGTTaataatgtgaaattcttttataCTGGCAgtgaaattaaattctaaatacACGGAAACATGTTATGGTTCTAATCTACTTTCTTGCATACTGATTTGTTATGGTCCACAACATTCATCTCCAAGAGCATTCATTTGAAGCATCCAAACATACTTCACATCATAGgcattaatatttgaatatacaCCAGTACACACATATAAATAACTGATAACATGTATTTTTGGTCTAGATCACAGATATCCTCCACATATAAATAACACGCATTACATACTGCTAGTAGATGATGAGTTTGGATATTAGACATGGCTCCTGATGGAGGAGCTATATCCACTCTGAACATCATAATACCTTGACCACAGCATAACACCTCCATATTTAGAAGAACCCTTAATGGCTGGAAGCACATTGGAGATAAGATCAGCAGAAGGAATGAAACCACTTCCTGCTGCCTGTGGTGAAGCTGGTAACCCCAAGAATATCTTGTTGGCAGGGATACCTGATATCCACTGCTTCCATGCATCTTCAAGGTTGCTAATTGCCCCAGAAGTGTATTGGCAAGGAGGGTTGTTGTAGAATTGGACCCAAACAAAGTCAAAAAGACCTGTTGTGAGGGCATTTCCTATCCAAGCATCAGGAAATGGACATTGAGGTGCCGCAGTTATGTACACTTGCTTCCCATAGCCTTTAAGGAACTTGGCAAGATCACCCCAATGTTGGTTTGATCCACCTTCAATGTCAAAGTCAATGCCATCAAGAATGGCGGGGCCAAGAGGGCGAGATGATGACTTTCCCCCCAAGAAGTTGTTCCAAAGGTAAATGGCTACTTGGCTTGCATCTTGAGTGGATGCAATTGAGTAGCTTCCAGCACCTCCTCCTAAAGAGAGCAACACCTTGATGCCTTTGGCTTGGCAGGACTCGATGTCTGAGCTTAAGCCGGTGCATCCTTTACTGTATGGATCACAGTGACCAGCAAGATTAATCATGGGAGTTTGGCCATTGCCAAAGGTTGGCAAAAAGGCTATGATCACATAATCATAGTTCCCCGTGGCACAAGCCTCGGACAGTGTGCCCTCGTTGCCATTCTGGCCCCAATAGATTGCAATTTTGCCAGCATTGAAACCATTTGCTAGTGCTGACAATACTAAGCAGAAGAATGAGACTGAGATTGCTGATTTAAATGCCATTGTCTATTGCGTTGCCTGAAGAGATATCTCAACCAATTTAAGCTGCTACTTTTCAAACCGTGCTGGTGGATAATAGGTTTTATAATGGAACCATGACAACTAAGCCTATAAAAAACATTGTCCTTTTCTTCTTAAGAATGTTGCTTGGCAGTCACTTCGTTTCCCACTACATGCCTAAAATGCAGTCATTAATGGTAACCCCATTTAAGGTTCCAACAATTATACTAGTCTATTTGACATTTCTTATGTCCATTCTCTGTTGTGATCTTCTTTTTGGTGCTActcttattttaaattgttcTAAGAAACAGTCATTTAAGCAGTCATTGTCCTCTTTTGTACTCTTCTTATGTCTGTTTTCTGTTGTACCATGCAGCAGTTAAATTATCACGCTACTTAAAACAATGGAATTGGATCCTCTAGAGTTTGGAATTGAACTGCTACCCATGTAGTTATTATCCAACGGTGTAtggattttgaaaaatgaaattatgctttattttaatgaatgaaGAAACATTTTGAAGGGTTAAGATTGGTACAGTTAAAACATCTTGATCCAAGAAGAATTATGAGACTTGTAATTATTAGAAAACTGTGTCCTTGTGGAACTTGCAACTTTCCTATttgatttaaagtttaaataactttttaatccttataatttaatattttttcatccttgtaatttaatgttttttttttcgtccTTAAATGGGAGATCTCATTTGTCTTGAAAGGGTCAAGAgcaccaaaaagaaaaggagatgATTTATGCCTTATTTGTTAATCCTCTGAACACGTTTTGGAAGTGTTCTGAAAAATTTATCATTGAACATAAATTATcatagaaaacaaattttaaaacaaaaacctGAGAGATATCAATCGGgttcttagattttttttttttttttgttctcacTATTCAGtgcccttctttttttttttttgtattaagaGTTGAAAACAAACTAGGAGTCTGTTGTCtgctatattttattataattataatttcactATCCATACCAAAATGCTGAGCAAAACTGTTTCATCCTTCATTGATCGTGAATTGGATAATTGGTCACAATCAAATTTGTAGGCAAACCTGTCCTCCATGCCCTAGTAGTAGTaacacaatattatttattaaaatttattaaaaattgtaattttacaggttttactttttatttaatgagtttcaatcatgattatatatattagtttttaataaaattttacaaatagTATAAACTGTATTAAATAGTGTGTTGGCAACACTCCTCTCCCTTTATTTGTATAGATTTATTAGTCTTTTTCATGGCTTGGCTACCACAAACATGGAGTCATCATGAAATGAGaacaaactgattttttttacctGTATCTTCTCAAACAGTAACTTAACGGTTCAGCAAGGTTAGTGAAATTCTTCTAGGTGAAGGCGTACGGTGGCAATTACCTTAATGGCACTTAAGAAAAACTTGCCCTAACATAACAAGACTCCCAAAGAAcaaatataagtttttaattatatcacTAATTACTCGAAGATGAGCACTCTATAATGCAAAGTGACATCAAAACCATCCATTTGTGCACAAAATGTGTGGAGGAACTGAAATAATATccagtttttcttttattattgaaaacaacattgcataacaagaaaagaaagacaaCATTGATATTTAGAAAACTGAATTGATGTCACTCCATCTTCCAGGGACTGAATTAATGTCATCTCAATCtttctgataaaaaaatcatggttTACTTCATTTGAATACAagacttcctcacatggacatcCTACAAACATGGGTGCAAGGACCCTAATTTCCTTGGGAATACAGTCATACAGATACTAAAAGATGAATCATCACAAAGAATTGGAAAACAACTTAATGTACAATAATGAAATGGAGCTATTTAAAGGTAAGTTATCACCTGGTTCATAAGATACATTGTAATCACTGAAACAAACAAGTTCTCCAATTCTAAGCAAGATATCGGTACAATCTTCTATCACTATCATCCCTCTCCAAAAAGTCCCGCTCAATGAGAGACTCTATCCGTTTCTTTACCTCCGTGGGATTTGCCAGGAAACGCGATTGCAACTGCTTCGTGACCTCGGCTATAAGATTGTTATGATCAAGTTGCTTCCTGGATTTCAAGATCCTCACTATTGCTGCTTCAATCTGGGGCTTCCTGTCTTCCTCGACTCTCTGTCGGGTTTCCTGCTTCTCAGGTTCAGATTCCTTTTGTGCAACGACAGTTCCTATTTTAACCTTGTACAGCTTGCTGCTGAACTTGTCATTAACATAGAATGCATCATCATCACCAATATCTTTACCCATAGGTTCCTTTCTAAGGACATTTCTTCCCTTAACTAAAGCCAATGATTGCAGGCATCTTTTAAGATCAGAAGCAGGAATCTCAGTTGCTTGCTCAATCTCCTTGTAGCCAAGTCTATCAGCATTATTAAACAGCATGAGAACACACATTTGGTAAGTAGAGACATTCAACTCATGCTTCTGCCCCTTCCCAAAGGTTGCTTTTAAGTCCGCTGTGCCCATATTAGTTTGCCAGGACAATCTCCTGCCAGTATGGGTGCCAAGGTAAAATGACCGAAACTTCTCGCACAGTGCAGACATTTCTGCTGGCAGGTTGCACGTAACACTAGACTGAGTTGGCCAAGACCCTGTTGTAAGAACTTGGACAGTAAGCGTGGGACCGTCACTTAGTTCAGGGTGGCAGCCATAAAAGCCCTGCATTGTGTCCTGAGAGGTTTTCATGTCTGTAAACATTCCCTCTAATTTAGATGTAAATTGGTAACCACATTCTGTCTTGAGCTTGACTATGAGACTTCTCTCAGCATCATCAGAAACAGTTTTTCCAGACAAAAGCCGTTTTGCCAAATGCTGTTTGTAGTACTTCTCAAAAACATCTTTTTCTTGCAGGTATCGGAATAGCATCATCACCTTGTCAAGGGTAACTTCTACATCATCCTCACTAACCCCTTTTAGACCTTTCCGGAGTTTATCATCTACAAATAGTGAAATGAACTCTGGAGAACGAGGATTCAAGTTGATGAAATATTCAAATGAGGAATTCAATGCATTCTGGAAAGACTTGTCATTGACGAATGCCAAGTTTATGATCTTGTCATATTTATCTTTCTCATCTAAGAGCCTCTGCACATATTCGACAGGATCTTTCAATCTTTCAGGATCAGTAACAAGTTGTTTACCAGACTCTCGCATATGTGAAGTCATCACTTCTCGTATTTTTGAAAGACCATCAGTAACACGACGGAACAAGTTATACATTCTACTCAAATCTTCATATTTATCATCACAAAGCATGTGCACTAAGCCAGAATTCTCCATATGAATTAATCTTAGcatatgattttcaatcatcTCCTTCTCCACCACATTAGTAATCTTCTTTTCTGTCCTGGAATCCAAGTAATGGCTCACTCTTTCCATTTCCTCATTCAGACGCCTCTCAGCTTTTTTCAGATAATCACCACAATCACAACACTCGATGAATTTCTGGGATTCTACCCGGTAAAACTCAGCTGAAACTTGAAGAAAATGAGTCTCAAATTCTTGTCCATAAACAGAAGGGCCTAAATCCATAagcatttttgttatatttctcATAATGCCTCTATCAATAACTTCCCCAGTGCGTTCACTATGTACTAATTCCAGAAGTGTATTCAATAGCCGAGTCCTGATCTGGCTGGAATAGATGACATTTTCTTTCCACAGGTTCAGCCCAAGTTCATGAACAGGAGTCTTCTGGGTGCTTGGAATGTAGGTCCTATCCATGTACATCAGTATGTCTCTGATCATTTGTAACGCCTTATTATGATCATTCCATTTCCTGTTCAGCTCTTCCAGAAAAGAACCTCCTTGAGCAGCTTCAACAGATTGAGCTATATCTTTGAGATGTCCAGTCATGGTTGCAACCAGCCCTGAGTAGAGCTTCTCACCAAATTTGTGAAGCACCATGTTGTATGCATTTCTAAACCCACACATAAATGAAAGGAGGAAAATTAGAAACATATGTTTTCCCttgtggaaagaaaattaagcatAAGATCCTTTAATGTGTACATGTAGGGCAGCCAAGTGCATGAGACTCCCACACAGTGGGGTCTAGGGAAGACAGATGTACACAGCCTTACCTCCACAAGCAAAGAGGCTATTTTCATGTTCAGAACCCATAACCTCCAGGTCATAGGACAACAACATATTCGTTGGGTCAAGGATTGCCCTCTTAATGTGTACACATCTAGAAGGAAAATTCACATACCAAATTCATATTAAAtcccaaaaataatttattacttcAGTATTATCATTCAAAGCTGAGTAATCTTGGAGAGATAGTAAAGGAAGCTTGGCTACAAACTTCAACATCATAGCTTAATGAATATTCATATAAAATCTCTCCAACAACAGTTTCCAtatctattatttaaaaatcctCTTAAACCATGAGCAAGCCATGTCTCATTAGTGGGATCAACCACATTGATAAACTGACACCATCAGAATTTGATAGATTCAACTAGCTTtttgagaggaaaaacaagaATTGAACGAAGAAATCTAGGGCCAATACCCCTGAATGTTGTTAAGTAACCTGAATAAAGCTATCAATTAGTTGCAACACCACAGTC
Encoded proteins:
- the LOC114395875 gene encoding cullin-3A-like, with amino-acid sequence MSNQKKRNFQIEAFKHRVLMDPKYADKTWEILKHAIHEIYNHNASGLSFEELYRNAYNMVLHKFGEKLYSGLVATMTGHLKDIAQSVEAAQGGSFLEELNRKWNDHNKALQMIRDILMYMDRTYIPSTQKTPVHELGLNLWKENVIYSSQIRTRLLNTLLELVHSERTGEVIDRGIMRNITKMLMDLGPSVYGQEFETHFLQVSAEFYRVESQKFIECCDCGDYLKKAERRLNEEMERVSHYLDSRTEKKITNVVEKEMIENHMLRLIHMENSGLVHMLCDDKYEDLSRMYNLFRRVTDGLSKIREVMTSHMRESGKQLVTDPERLKDPVEYVQRLLDEKDKYDKIINLAFVNDKSFQNALNSSFEYFINLNPRSPEFISLFVDDKLRKGLKGVSEDDVEVTLDKVMMLFRYLQEKDVFEKYYKQHLAKRLLSGKTVSDDAERSLIVKLKTECGYQFTSKLEGMFTDMKTSQDTMQGFYGCHPELSDGPTLTVQVLTTGSWPTQSSVTCNLPAEMSALCEKFRSFYLGTHTGRRLSWQTNMGTADLKATFGKGQKHELNVSTYQMCVLMLFNNADRLGYKEIEQATEIPASDLKRCLQSLALVKGRNVLRKEPMGKDIGDDDAFYVNDKFSSKLYKVKIGTVVAQKESEPEKQETRQRVEEDRKPQIEAAIVRILKSRKQLDHNNLIAEVTKQLQSRFLANPTEVKKRIESLIERDFLERDDSDRRLYRYLA
- the LOC114395876 gene encoding hevamine-A-like, with protein sequence MAFKSAISVSFFCLVLSALANGFNAGKIAIYWGQNGNEGTLSEACATGNYDYVIIAFLPTFGNGQTPMINLAGHCDPYSKGCTGLSSDIESCQAKGIKVLLSLGGGAGSYSIASTQDASQVAIYLWNNFLGGKSSSRPLGPAILDGIDFDIEGGSNQHWGDLAKFLKGYGKQVYITAAPQCPFPDAWIGNALTTGLFDFVWVQFYNNPPCQYTSGAISNLEDAWKQWISGIPANKIFLGLPASPQAAGSGFIPSADLISNVLPAIKGSSKYGGVMLWSRYYDVQSGYSSSIRSHV